The Euryarchaeota archaeon DNA segment GTAGTCGGAGTCTGCGAAGTCCGGGCCAACGCTCGCTCGTAAAGTCACATCGGCCCCGAGCCGTGCCAGGCCGTGGGCGACGTTTCCGGCACAACCGCCGGGCTCCTCCCGAAGGCTTGAAAGCTCGACCGCCTCGTCAGGCGACGGCAACCGCCTTGCGAGGCCGATGGAGTCGAACGCCACGGTGCCCACTACGGTTATCAATGCGCACGGATCGGCGTCTCGACGCATAGTCCTTTGGTATCGACCCTGGATTGCGACGGCAAATGGTAAGACGAGGCGCCGCGGTTAGCCCCCTGTGAACCGGCGGCAAGAGACCGTTGCCTTGTTGGCCGCGCTGGCGCTTGCCATCGCTCTGCGCCTCACCCCGAACCTCGCATGGGCGTCCTGGGGCTCCGACTCGGGCGAGTACATCTTCCTGACGCAGCGCCTCGTCGATACGGGCCGGATATCGTTCGATTACGAAGGTTGGGGCATCGCCTACCCCTATTTTCCGGGGATGTTCATCCTCTCCGGCGCGTTCTCGGCCTCCGCCGGCATCGACGTCGTGACGGCGGTCAAGTACGTGACGCCGATCTTCAACGGCATCCTCGTCCTCGGTATATTCGTCATCGCGCACCTCATCACGGGTGACGCCCGCACGGGTATCGTGGCCGCCGCGTTCGCGGCCGTCGCGATGCCGCTCGCGTTCGTGACCAGCCATGCGCTTCCGGCCGGGCCGGGCCACGTCTTCGTCGTAGCAACTATCGCAACACTCGTCCTCTCCCGTTCCGATCGCCGCTTTCTTCTCCCTCTCGCCGTCCTCTCCGGCGCGCTCATCCTCACCCATCACCTCTCGGTCTATTTCCTCGTGGGGATACTTCTTGTGTCTATCGTGATCCGTGAACTCGTCGTGAGGCGGCCGGCTATCGACCGGTTGTCGCTTGAAACGGGCTTCCTCGTCCTTTTCCTCGTCGCGACGTTCGCTTACTGGTTCATCTTCGCCCCCCCGCTTTCCGGTCGCATCTTCTCGGAGGCGACCCCCGTGAGCCCCGTCTTCATCGCCATCGGAGGCATCCTCTCCGTCTTGCTGATACCCGCCTCCGTGCGGCTCGCTCCGAAGCTCAAGGCTTCCTTTTCCCCACGCTACCCTTCGCCTCGCCGGAGCGCCGCGATCGTCGGTGGGACGTTCGCCGCGGGGATCCTCCTCGCGACCTCGCTTGCGGTATTCGGCCTCCCGGGGACGACCATCGTTCCGGAGGCGCGCTGGATCTACTTCTACGCCCCGCTCGTGGCACTCGTGAGCTTCGTGCCCCTCGGGATACTCGTCTGCCGAAAGACCCCGCTCTGGTGGCTTCCGATCGGGTGGCTTACGGCCCTCGTCGTCTCGGTCGTCTTCGCAAGCGTCACGAACAACCACGTCCTCCTTCCCTATCGCCATGCGGATCACATGATGGAGCCGATCGCGATCCTTGCCGCTCTTGGATTCATGGCTTGCTCGAATTACCTCCTCAAGGCGTCAAGACCGGGCCGCGAGAAAAGGACGGTGGGCGTGCTCCTTGCGGCCGGCCTCGTGCTTTTCACCGGGCTCAACGCCGCCATCGCCTACCCGCCGCAAGAAGCCCTCATCGGCTTCCAGGAGGGCGTGACACAAGGCGAGTGGGACGCGGTGCTTTGGGCCAAGGACAACATACGACTCGGCACGGCGATGGTCGCCGACCACAGGGTGTCGAGCCTGCTCTTTGGCATCGCCCACATGAACGCGAGCTGGGACGCGGCCAAGGTCACGTACGCGACGGAGAACACGACGGAGGCGTTGAACGAATTGAGGAGCCTCGACATCCCGGCGGGGAAGATGCGGATCGATTATGTCGTCCTATCGGACACGATGAAGAAGGGGGTGGCGCTTGTCCAGTGGGAGCCGGCGAAGGCGATGAGCCCGGCCGCGGTGCGGAAGTTCTACGAGGAGGCCGCGTTCGACGTGGTTTACGCGCAGGGAGACACGACCATCTTCATGGTCGATTGGACAAAGGCGTAGAGGTCCTGGCGCTTCACGCCGCCCTCGATCCGAATCACAGTAGACTCTCTATCGGCGCCCCGCCCTGTAAGAACCCCTCTAGTTCCAGCGTCGCTTCCCACTCCGTTTTGCACTCGCAAGCGAGCGGCATGAGCAACGTCCGGTCCTGGGTGACGGAGAACTTGGCTATGGCGTGCAAGACGCGCTCGTCGCACTCTCCGCAGTTGTGGGCACCTCGCTTGGTGCCGCCGCCGACGATGTCGCTTTGCACTCGTTTCGCGCCCGTTTTCGCCTGCGGGTTCGCCACAAGACTCGCCTCCTTCAGGATCTCGACGACGCTCCAGAGCCACGGCGGCCTGTACTCCTTCCTCCTGAACAGTCGCTCGACGAGGGTGTTCTTCTGGACGTTGCAGGGATTGAAAGAGATCGTCTTCGAATGGGGGGCCGCGAGCCTAGCGGTGTCTATGCAGTCGAGCATCGCTTCCCGCTCCGTGAGGAAAGGCGGTTTCACGAGGATGTAGGCCTTGATGCCCGTCCCGGTCTCATCGGCGACCTTCGCGGCCTCGACGAAGTGCGGGAAACGGAAGTCCTTGTTCACAGAGTACTGCTCGACGGCGTCGCTTGCCGATTCTAGGCCGATCGCGACCTCGAAGGACGGCACTTGGAGCGCCCCGCCGTCGCGGGATTTGAGCGTGCGCATGACGCGCCCGACGTTCTCCGCTGTCACGAATTGGGCCTGCGCCTCCACGATGAGTTTCTTGACCGTCGCGGGCACCCGCGCCATGATCGCCTCTTGCGCTTCGGGGTGGACCTCGGTCGGATCGAGGAAACTTCCCGACGTGTATATCTTGAGTATCTCCTGGCCCCGGTAGGCCTCCGCGAGCGCTGATTCCATCTGGGCGACGAAGTCCGCCGTCGAGACTTTCACCATGAGGCTGTCGTTCACGTAACCGCACATGGAGCAACCCGAGTGGAGCGCCCACGCGCACCCGCGTGTTGCGAGGATGATGACGAGGGCCTTCGCCTCGACGTCCTCGACACGATCGTCTTGTTCCCAGACCTTGGTCGCCCTTGTGCGACCTGCCGGGTCGGGTCGGAAGTAGCGGATCTGGCGGATGACCTGTTGGAGTTGGCGCGACTCGCCGACACCCGCCACGGCGTGCCCCTGCGAATCGTCCGACTCTGCGGCCGTGATGGCCATCTTGCCAGGTTCAGGCGTGGTGCCTCACCTCCACGGCCTCGCCGCGCCCGGCCTCGCGCATGTCGCGCCCGCACATGAGCGCCTTTCCAGAGGCCCTGACCTCGCCCTTGTGATGGACGACGACCTCGTCGCCGACACGGATGTCGTCGGTCGCGTCCTTTATGCCGACGGCGAACACGCTGCCCTTCGGCCGGAAGTCCTCGATCTCGACGCAATACGTCTTCGCATCAAGGAGCGACTTCGCGCCATCCATCGTGAGCGAGATGCCGGCCCGCTCTGGGACAAGCATCCCGACTTGGGTGCGGCCTTTCATGATCTTCAACATCGGATAGCGCCCCATCACCTGCGCGCCCTCCATGACATCGGCGCCGGCTTCGCC contains these protein-coding regions:
- a CDS encoding archaeosine biosynthesis radical SAM protein RaSEA; the encoded protein is MAITAAESDDSQGHAVAGVGESRQLQQVIRQIRYFRPDPAGRTRATKVWEQDDRVEDVEAKALVIILATRGCAWALHSGCSMCGYVNDSLMVKVSTADFVAQMESALAEAYRGQEILKIYTSGSFLDPTEVHPEAQEAIMARVPATVKKLIVEAQAQFVTAENVGRVMRTLKSRDGGALQVPSFEVAIGLESASDAVEQYSVNKDFRFPHFVEAAKVADETGTGIKAYILVKPPFLTEREAMLDCIDTARLAAPHSKTISFNPCNVQKNTLVERLFRRKEYRPPWLWSVVEILKEASLVANPQAKTGAKRVQSDIVGGGTKRGAHNCGECDERVLHAIAKFSVTQDRTLLMPLACECKTEWEATLELEGFLQGGAPIESLL